From a region of the Deinococcus terrestris genome:
- a CDS encoding aldose epimerase family protein: MDQHRPVGSVEEREWGRTPQGEAVTLYTLSLPSGIKASLTNYGGVLVRLLTPDRDGKLDDIVLGYDSPEPYLDRATASFFGALIGRFGNRIAGGRFSLDGHAYQLARNNGPNALHGGERGFDQRLWQGEASVGEDGPQVVFTRVSPDGEEGYPSTLSVRVTYALRPEGALQIDYEATTDAPTVLNLTNHSYWNLSGDAQRDILGHELTVAADLFTPVDETLIPTGERRAVAGTPFDFRTAQPIGARVDADDEQLRFAGGYDHNFVLRGGEGPAAMLHDPVSGRWLTVHTDQPGMQFYSGNFLDGSLVGKGGRRYGHRWAVCLETQHFPDSPNQPDFPSTVLRPGERFTSRTVYSFLAD; the protein is encoded by the coding sequence ATGGACCAGCATCGGCCAGTCGGGAGTGTGGAGGAGCGCGAGTGGGGCCGCACCCCCCAGGGCGAGGCGGTCACCCTCTACACGTTGAGCCTGCCGAGCGGCATTAAGGCCAGCCTGACCAACTATGGCGGCGTGCTCGTGCGCCTGCTGACCCCCGACCGCGACGGAAAGCTGGACGACATCGTGCTGGGGTACGACTCGCCAGAGCCTTACTTGGACCGCGCCACCGCCTCCTTTTTCGGTGCCCTGATCGGCCGCTTCGGCAACCGCATCGCCGGGGGCCGCTTTAGCCTGGACGGGCACGCCTACCAACTCGCCCGCAACAACGGCCCCAACGCCCTGCACGGCGGCGAGCGCGGTTTCGACCAACGGCTGTGGCAGGGCGAGGCGTCGGTGGGCGAGGACGGCCCCCAGGTCGTCTTCACCCGTGTGAGTCCCGACGGCGAGGAAGGCTATCCCAGCACCCTCAGCGTCCGGGTGACGTACGCCCTGCGGCCGGAAGGTGCCCTTCAAATCGACTACGAGGCGACGACCGACGCGCCCACGGTTCTCAACCTCACCAACCACAGCTACTGGAATCTGTCGGGCGACGCCCAACGCGACATCCTGGGCCACGAGCTGACCGTGGCGGCCGACCTATTCACCCCGGTGGACGAGACGCTGATTCCCACGGGCGAGCGCCGGGCGGTCGCGGGCACCCCCTTCGACTTTCGCACGGCCCAGCCCATCGGCGCACGGGTGGACGCCGACGACGAGCAACTCCGTTTCGCCGGGGGCTACGACCACAACTTCGTGCTGCGTGGGGGAGAGGGGCCAGCGGCCATGCTGCACGACCCGGTCAGCGGGCGGTGGCTCACCGTCCACACCGATCAGCCGGGAATGCAGTTTTACAGCGGCAACTTTCTGGACGGTTCGCTCGTCGGCAAGGGCGGGCGGCGCTACGGCCACCGCTGGGCGGTCTGCCTGGAAACCCAGCACTTCCCGGATTCGCCCAACCAGCCGGACTTCCCCTCCACGGTGCTGCGCCCCGGCGAGCGCTTCACGTCGCGGACCGTATACAGCTTCTTGGCGGACTAG
- a CDS encoding Lrp/AsnC family transcriptional regulator, with translation MKQHGGPLDPLDHRILGELQTDSRLSMRELGRRVGLSAPAVTERVRRLEDAGVILGYGIRVATGPLGRAITAFIGVQDSGRNDPTLIRWAKKHDGVLECHSVTGDNSCILKVAVPDVAALEGLLGELIAMGFTCATSIVLSTPLEGKVLLPPA, from the coding sequence ATGAAGCAGCACGGCGGCCCGCTTGATCCCCTTGACCACCGCATCCTCGGAGAACTGCAAACCGACTCGCGCCTGAGCATGCGCGAACTCGGCCGCCGCGTGGGCCTCTCGGCCCCAGCGGTGACCGAGCGGGTGCGGCGGCTGGAAGACGCGGGCGTGATCCTGGGCTACGGCATCCGGGTCGCCACGGGGCCGCTGGGCCGGGCGATCACCGCCTTTATCGGCGTGCAGGACAGCGGGCGCAATGACCCCACGCTGATCCGCTGGGCCAAGAAACACGACGGCGTGCTGGAGTGCCACTCGGTCACGGGCGACAACTCCTGCATCCTGAAGGTCGCCGTACCTGACGTGGCCGCGCTGGAGGGGCTGCTGGGCGAGCTGATCGCGATGGGCTTTACCTGCGCGACCTCCATCGTGCTGAGCACGCCGCTGGAGGGCAAGGTGCTGCTGCCGCCCGCATGA
- the kamA gene encoding lysine 2,3-aminomutase translates to MPSPTPLHPQATVRSQQMLPRNHRAPKWADVPDEQWYDWKWQLKNRINSVEELEEVIRLTESERAGASAKGIFRLDITPYFASLMDPEDPTCPVRRQVIPTHHELEPFTAMMEDSLAEDKHSPVPGLVHRYPDRVLMLVTTQCASYCRYCTRSRIVGDPSETFNPAEYEAQLNYLRNTPQVRDVLLSGGDPLTLAPKVLGRLLSELRKIEHIEIIRIGTRVPVFMPMRVTQELCDVLAENHPLWMNIHVNHPKEITPEVAEACDRLTRAGVPLGNQSVLLRGVNDHPVIMQKLLRELVKIRVRPYYIYQCDLVHGAGHLRTTVSKGLEIMESLRGHTSGYSVPTYVVDAPGGGGKIPVAPNYVLSHSPEKLILRNFEGYIAAYSEPTDYTGPDMAVPEDWQRKEPGQSGIYGLMEGERISIEPKEFSESRNRPGATQHRLNSREDKWAAYGVGGAGAVTDTAPDGMVQTPYPVEGEAQTVGGD, encoded by the coding sequence ATGCCCAGTCCCACTCCCCTGCACCCGCAGGCGACCGTCCGGTCCCAGCAGATGCTGCCCCGCAACCACCGCGCCCCCAAGTGGGCGGACGTGCCCGACGAGCAGTGGTACGACTGGAAATGGCAGCTCAAGAACCGCATCAACTCCGTCGAGGAACTTGAAGAGGTCATCCGCCTCACCGAGTCCGAGCGGGCGGGGGCCAGCGCCAAGGGCATCTTCCGGCTGGACATCACGCCGTACTTCGCCTCGCTGATGGACCCGGAGGACCCCACCTGCCCGGTGCGGCGTCAGGTCATCCCCACCCACCACGAACTCGAACCCTTCACCGCAATGATGGAAGACTCGCTCGCCGAAGACAAGCACAGCCCCGTGCCCGGCCTGGTCCACCGCTACCCCGACCGGGTGCTGATGCTGGTGACGACCCAGTGCGCGAGTTATTGCCGCTACTGCACCCGCTCGCGCATCGTGGGGGACCCCAGCGAAACCTTCAATCCCGCCGAGTACGAGGCGCAACTGAACTACCTGCGGAACACGCCCCAGGTGCGCGACGTGCTCCTCTCGGGCGGCGATCCGCTGACCCTCGCGCCCAAGGTGCTGGGCCGCCTGCTCTCCGAGCTGCGGAAAATCGAGCACATCGAGATCATCCGCATCGGCACCCGCGTGCCCGTGTTCATGCCCATGCGCGTGACCCAGGAATTGTGCGACGTGCTGGCGGAGAATCACCCGCTGTGGATGAACATCCACGTCAACCACCCCAAGGAGATCACGCCGGAAGTCGCAGAGGCGTGCGACCGCCTGACGCGGGCGGGGGTGCCCCTGGGCAACCAGAGCGTGCTGCTGCGTGGGGTGAACGACCACCCGGTGATCATGCAAAAGCTGCTGCGCGAACTCGTCAAGATTCGCGTGCGGCCGTACTACATCTACCAGTGCGACCTCGTACACGGGGCGGGGCACCTGCGGACCACCGTGAGCAAGGGCCTGGAGATCATGGAGAGCCTGCGCGGGCACACCTCGGGCTACTCGGTGCCCACCTATGTGGTGGACGCACCCGGCGGCGGCGGCAAGATTCCGGTCGCGCCGAACTACGTGCTCTCGCACTCGCCGGAAAAGCTGATTCTCCGTAACTTCGAGGGCTATATCGCCGCCTATTCCGAGCCGACCGACTACACCGGCCCCGACATGGCGGTGCCCGAGGACTGGCAGCGTAAGGAGCCCGGCCAGAGCGGCATCTACGGCCTGATGGAAGGCGAGCGCATCTCCATCGAACCCAAGGAATTCAGCGAGAGCCGCAACCGCCCCGGCGCGACCCAGCACCGCCTGAACAGCCGCGAGGACAAGTGGGCGGCGTATGGGGTCGGGGGTGCGGGTGCAGTCACCGACACCGCCCCCGACGGCATGGTGCAGACGCCTTACCCGGTAGAGGGCGAAGCGCAGACCGTCGGCGGCGACTGA
- a CDS encoding acetyl ornithine aminotransferase family protein, whose product MTTATQPRQPLLKTALPGPKTKAIMERDSQHLSTSYMRPYPFVPDHGEGVWLTDVDGNTMLDFFAGIAVSTTGHAHPHVVKAVQEQITRFAHVCLTDYPQEITTSLAERLVAHIERPGEKWRVFFGNSGAEAVEAAVKLARNHTGRTHIISTLGSFHGRTYGAITLTGSKTKYKRGFGPLLPNVSHVPYPNPFRPPLGSTPETCGQAVLDHIELLFSTVIPADEVAAIIIEPMQGEGGYIVPPADFLPGLRALCDKYGIMLIFDEVQAGMGRSGKMFSFQHFAVQPDIVTLAKGIASGLPISAMLAKESVMTWPVGSHGSTFGGNPVAAAAAHATLDLLEGVVKHPGCGESLMDNAREVGGYILAELRKMQAEFGFLGDVRGEGLFIGLEFVKPDGSPDGALRDRASMAMFEKGLLNLDCGEAVIRISPPLILTREDAETGLKIMREALAAL is encoded by the coding sequence ATGACCACTGCCACCCAGCCCCGCCAGCCCCTCCTCAAGACCGCCCTCCCCGGCCCCAAGACGAAGGCCATCATGGAGCGCGATTCTCAGCACCTCTCGACCTCCTACATGCGCCCCTACCCTTTTGTGCCCGACCACGGCGAGGGCGTGTGGCTCACCGACGTGGACGGCAACACCATGCTCGACTTCTTCGCGGGCATCGCGGTGAGCACGACCGGGCACGCGCACCCGCATGTCGTGAAGGCCGTGCAGGAGCAGATCACCAGGTTTGCCCACGTCTGCCTGACCGACTACCCGCAGGAGATCACCACCAGCCTCGCCGAGCGGCTCGTCGCGCACATCGAGCGGCCGGGCGAGAAGTGGCGCGTCTTTTTCGGCAACTCCGGCGCGGAGGCGGTCGAGGCGGCGGTCAAGCTGGCCCGCAACCACACTGGGCGCACCCACATCATCTCGACGCTGGGCAGCTTCCACGGCCGCACCTACGGGGCGATCACGCTGACCGGGTCCAAGACGAAGTACAAGCGCGGCTTCGGCCCGCTGCTACCCAATGTCAGCCACGTCCCCTACCCCAACCCCTTCCGCCCGCCACTGGGCAGCACGCCCGAGACTTGCGGGCAAGCGGTCCTCGACCATATCGAACTGCTGTTCAGCACCGTTATTCCCGCCGACGAGGTCGCGGCCATCATCATTGAGCCCATGCAGGGCGAGGGCGGATACATCGTGCCGCCCGCCGACTTCCTGCCGGGGCTGCGGGCGCTGTGCGACAAGTACGGGATCATGCTGATCTTCGACGAGGTGCAGGCCGGGATGGGCCGCTCCGGGAAGATGTTCTCCTTTCAGCACTTCGCTGTGCAGCCCGACATCGTGACGCTGGCAAAGGGTATCGCCTCGGGCCTGCCCATTTCCGCGATGCTGGCGAAGGAAAGCGTGATGACGTGGCCGGTCGGCTCGCACGGCTCCACCTTCGGCGGCAACCCGGTCGCGGCGGCGGCGGCGCACGCCACGCTCGACCTGCTCGAAGGCGTGGTGAAGCACCCCGGCTGCGGCGAGAGCCTGATGGACAATGCCCGCGAGGTCGGCGGCTATATTCTCGCTGAACTGCGGAAAATGCAGGCCGAGTTCGGGTTCCTGGGCGACGTGCGCGGCGAGGGCCTGTTTATCGGGCTGGAGTTCGTCAAGCCGGATGGCTCGCCCGACGGGGCGCTGCGCGACCGCGCCAGCATGGCGATGTTCGAAAAGGGCCTGCTCAACCTCGACTGCGGTGAGGCCGTGATCCGCATCAGCCCGCCCCTGATCCTGACCCGCGAGGACGCGGAAACGGGCCTGAAGATCATGCGGGAGGCGCTGGCCGCCCTGTAA
- a CDS encoding Panacea domain-containing protein, translated as MTLTDSPLKIADPLRTGYAAEVVANAFLELARAEGRTLTQMQVHKLVFIAHGWTLALLGRPLIYNTVHAWQHGPIVRRLWDHWGGRGRAPIAEPLAVSAGEPDLNDDPAALEVIRSVWATYGQMSGEELSRLTHLEGSPWRQVFGHATDLIPNEVTREYYTALARSA; from the coding sequence ATGACCCTGACGGACTCGCCGCTGAAAATCGCCGATCCCCTGCGTACCGGCTACGCCGCCGAGGTCGTGGCGAACGCTTTTCTGGAGCTGGCACGGGCCGAGGGCCGGACCCTCACGCAGATGCAGGTGCACAAGCTGGTGTTTATCGCCCACGGGTGGACGCTGGCGCTGCTGGGGCGGCCGCTGATCTACAACACGGTCCATGCCTGGCAACACGGCCCCATCGTGCGGCGGCTGTGGGACCACTGGGGCGGGCGGGGCCGCGCTCCCATCGCGGAGCCGCTGGCCGTGTCTGCCGGTGAACCCGACCTGAATGATGATCCGGCGGCGCTGGAGGTCATTCGCAGCGTGTGGGCCACCTACGGTCAGATGAGCGGCGAGGAACTCTCGCGCCTGACCCACCTGGAGGGCAGTCCCTGGCGGCAGGTCTTCGGCCACGCGACCGACCTGATTCCCAATGAGGTCACCCGCGAGTACTACACGGCGCTCGCCCGCAGCGCCTGA
- the tilS gene encoding tRNA lysidine(34) synthetase TilS — MRLPPALGRPLQPFAGQTVVVGVSGGADSVALLRALVLAGARPAVAHLDHALREDSAQDAAWVEALAGRLGVPFRGTRVDVGAVAARRGWNLEDAARRVRYEFLSRTAKAVGASAILTAHTRRDQAETVLLELLRGEAVLGGIPPVRGRVHRPWLDLPRADVEAFLRSLGQDWHEDPTNADLTRTRAWLRGEVVPLLTARFPGLESALDRLARLSREDDAALDDLAARLTGHAPRTRQPAAVLRRHVARALEDAGFPYHAEHVEVLAAALGAGETAHVTLPGGRDVTATGERLHLRPLSWPGPDFMPPPGWTLRPRQPGDRMRLPGGTRLLSDVLTDAKVPRPERDRVPLLAVGGEVQWVGLHPPLWAVGAREAAGVPEDPLHAAMGEALALAGEAARHGEVPVGAVVLGPDGTVVGRGRNTSREHGDMTRHAELGALRKATATLGTPYLTACTLVVTLEPCPMCLGAALEARVGRIVYGAANRGAGALGGVSDLLAHHWGHRPEVTGGVRAGEAARLLRQSFRAVRRREPEKRGS; from the coding sequence GTGAGGCTGCCCCCGGCGCTGGGCCGTCCGCTTCAGCCCTTCGCCGGGCAGACGGTCGTGGTGGGGGTCTCGGGCGGGGCCGACAGTGTGGCGCTCTTGCGGGCGCTGGTGCTGGCGGGGGCGCGGCCCGCCGTGGCCCACCTCGACCACGCCCTGCGCGAGGACTCGGCCCAGGACGCGGCCTGGGTGGAGGCGCTGGCGGGGCGACTCGGGGTGCCGTTTCGCGGAACGCGGGTGGACGTGGGCGCGGTCGCCGCCCGGCGCGGCTGGAACCTGGAGGACGCGGCCCGCCGGGTGCGCTACGAGTTCCTGTCGCGCACGGCGAAGGCGGTGGGGGCTTCGGCCATCCTGACCGCCCACACCCGCCGCGACCAGGCCGAGACGGTGCTGCTGGAGCTGCTGCGCGGCGAGGCGGTCCTGGGCGGCATCCCCCCGGTGCGGGGCCGCGTCCACCGCCCCTGGCTGGACCTTCCCCGTGCCGACGTGGAAGCCTTCCTGCGCTCGCTAGGCCAGGACTGGCACGAGGACCCCACCAACGCCGACCTCACCCGGACGCGGGCGTGGCTGCGCGGGGAGGTCGTGCCTCTCCTGACCGCCCGCTTTCCCGGCCTGGAATCCGCGCTGGACCGTCTCGCCCGGCTGTCGCGCGAGGATGACGCGGCACTGGACGACCTCGCCGCCCGGCTGACCGGGCACGCGCCCCGGACCCGGCAGCCCGCCGCTGTGCTACGCCGCCACGTGGCGCGGGCGCTGGAGGACGCGGGTTTTCCCTACCACGCTGAACACGTCGAAGTCCTGGCCGCCGCGCTGGGGGCGGGGGAGACGGCCCACGTCACCCTGCCCGGCGGCCGGGACGTGACTGCGACGGGGGAGCGGCTGCACCTGCGCCCGCTGTCGTGGCCCGGCCCCGATTTCATGCCCCCACCCGGCTGGACCCTGCGCCCCCGGCAGCCCGGCGACCGGATGCGCCTGCCCGGAGGCACCCGCCTGCTCAGCGACGTGCTCACCGACGCGAAGGTGCCCCGCCCCGAGCGCGACCGCGTGCCCCTCTTGGCGGTGGGCGGCGAGGTGCAGTGGGTCGGCCTGCATCCTCCCCTGTGGGCGGTGGGGGCACGAGAGGCGGCGGGCGTCCCTGAGGACCCCCTCCACGCGGCGATGGGCGAGGCCCTCGCGCTGGCGGGCGAGGCAGCGCGGCACGGCGAGGTCCCCGTGGGGGCGGTCGTCCTGGGGCCGGATGGCACGGTTGTCGGTCGGGGCCGCAACACCAGCCGCGAGCACGGCGACATGACCCGCCACGCCGAACTGGGGGCGCTGCGGAAGGCGACGGCCACCCTGGGCACCCCCTACCTCACGGCCTGCACCCTGGTCGTGACGCTGGAGCCGTGCCCGATGTGCCTGGGGGCGGCGCTGGAGGCGCGGGTGGGCCGGATCGTGTACGGGGCGGCCAACCGGGGGGCCGGGGCGCTGGGCGGTGTCAGCGACCTGCTGGCGCACCACTGGGGCCACCGCCCGGAGGTGACAGGCGGCGTGCGGGCGGGGGAGGCGGCGCGGCTGCTGCGCCAGAGTTTTCGGGCGGTGCGTCGGCGGGAGCCGGAGAAGCGCGGCTCCTGA
- the dxs gene encoding 1-deoxy-D-xylulose-5-phosphate synthase, with translation MTDPQTPLLDRIHSPQDLKRLGREDLPQLSAELRDEIVRVCSVGGLHLASSLGATDLIVALHYVLDSPRDRILFDVGHQAYAHKMLTGRRAQMPTLKKEGGLSGFTKVSESEHDAITVGHASTSLANALGMALARDAQGQKHRIAAVIGDGSLTGGMALAALNTIGDLGRPMLIVLNDNEMSISENVGAINKFMRGLQVQKWFQEGEGAGKKAVEALSKPLADLMSRAKSSTRHFFDPASVNPFAAMGLRYVGPVDGHNVQELVWLLEHLVDLDGPTLLHVVTKKGKGLSYAEADPIFWHGPAKFDPATGEYAPSNAYSWSSAFGDAVTELAAQDPRTFVVTPAMREGSGLVRYSQVHPHRYLDVGIAEDVAVTAAAGLALQGMRPVVAIYSTFLQRAYDQVLHDVALENLNVTFAIDRAGIVGADGATHNGVFDLSYLRSIPGVRIGLPKDAAELRGMLKYAQEHPGPFAIRYPRGNVGRVPEGTWPELEWGTWERVREGDDVVILAGGKALDYARKAAEGLPGVGVVNARFVKPLDGAMLREVAAKARALITVEDNTVVGGFGSAVLEALNGMGLRVPVRVLGLPDEFQEHATVESVHARAGMDTAAIRTVLAELGVDVPLEV, from the coding sequence ATGACTGACCCGCAGACTCCCCTGCTTGACCGCATCCACAGCCCGCAGGATCTCAAGCGGCTGGGCCGCGAGGACCTGCCGCAGCTTTCCGCCGAGTTGCGAGACGAGATCGTGCGAGTCTGCTCGGTGGGGGGGCTGCACCTCGCCTCCTCGCTGGGAGCCACCGACCTGATCGTGGCGCTGCACTACGTCCTCGACTCGCCGCGCGACCGCATCCTCTTTGACGTGGGGCACCAGGCCTACGCCCACAAGATGCTCACCGGGCGCCGGGCACAGATGCCCACCCTGAAAAAGGAGGGGGGCCTGAGCGGGTTTACCAAGGTCAGCGAGTCCGAGCACGACGCGATCACGGTGGGGCACGCGAGCACCAGCCTCGCCAACGCCCTGGGCATGGCGCTCGCCCGCGACGCGCAGGGGCAAAAGCACCGCATCGCCGCCGTGATCGGGGACGGCAGTCTCACGGGCGGGATGGCCCTGGCCGCGCTGAACACCATCGGCGACCTGGGGCGGCCCATGCTGATCGTCCTGAACGACAACGAGATGAGCATCTCGGAGAACGTGGGGGCCATCAACAAGTTCATGCGCGGCCTGCAGGTCCAGAAGTGGTTCCAGGAGGGGGAAGGCGCGGGCAAAAAGGCCGTGGAGGCCCTGAGCAAGCCGCTGGCCGACCTGATGAGCCGTGCCAAGAGTTCTACCCGGCACTTTTTCGACCCCGCCAGCGTGAACCCCTTCGCGGCGATGGGCCTGCGCTACGTCGGCCCGGTGGACGGGCACAACGTGCAGGAACTCGTGTGGCTGCTCGAACACCTCGTGGACCTCGACGGCCCCACGCTGCTGCATGTGGTCACCAAGAAGGGCAAGGGCCTGAGCTATGCCGAGGCCGACCCCATCTTCTGGCACGGCCCCGCCAAGTTCGACCCCGCGACCGGGGAATATGCCCCCAGCAACGCCTACTCGTGGAGCAGCGCCTTCGGGGACGCGGTGACCGAGCTGGCCGCCCAGGACCCTCGCACCTTCGTGGTCACGCCCGCCATGCGCGAGGGCAGCGGGCTGGTGCGCTACAGCCAGGTTCACCCGCACCGCTACCTCGACGTGGGCATCGCGGAGGACGTGGCCGTCACGGCGGCGGCGGGCCTGGCCCTGCAGGGGATGCGGCCGGTCGTGGCGATCTACTCGACCTTCCTGCAACGGGCCTATGACCAGGTACTGCACGACGTGGCGCTGGAGAACCTGAACGTGACCTTCGCCATCGACCGGGCGGGCATCGTGGGGGCAGATGGGGCCACCCACAACGGGGTCTTCGACCTGAGCTACCTGCGCTCGATTCCGGGGGTCCGCATCGGGCTTCCCAAGGACGCCGCCGAGTTGCGCGGCATGCTGAAGTACGCCCAGGAGCATCCCGGCCCCTTCGCCATCCGCTACCCGCGCGGCAACGTGGGGCGCGTGCCCGAGGGCACCTGGCCCGAGCTGGAGTGGGGCACCTGGGAGCGCGTGCGGGAGGGCGACGACGTGGTGATTCTGGCCGGGGGCAAGGCGCTGGACTACGCCCGCAAGGCCGCCGAGGGCCTGCCCGGCGTGGGCGTGGTCAATGCCCGCTTCGTCAAGCCGCTCGACGGGGCGATGCTGCGCGAGGTGGCCGCCAAGGCGCGGGCGCTGATCACCGTGGAGGACAACACGGTCGTGGGCGGGTTCGGAAGCGCGGTGCTGGAAGCGCTGAACGGGATGGGCCTGCGCGTGCCCGTGCGGGTGCTGGGCCTTCCCGACGAGTTTCAGGAGCACGCGACGGTGGAGAGCGTCCACGCCCGCGCCGGAATGGACACGGCCGCCATCCGCACCGTGCTGGCCGAACTCGGGGTGGACGTGCCGCTGGAGGTGTAA
- a CDS encoding PspA/IM30 family protein, whose amino-acid sequence MSILDRLSRLLRANVNDLISRAEDPAKIIDQALLDMRSAYAEARTEVADAMSQNARLTRESGTNRKLAEEYEKKAEEALRAGNEELAREALRRSQNHKDLAKGFEEQVGTQTATVDQLKTQLRALEAKIDEMESRKSLLAARQKTAQAGATLERVSGFGKAGGAMDAFEDMERKVLQMEDRNQAMTQLRQEGDLDAQLADLGRDRELDDAFAALKARVQGGQNSSGQGGSQS is encoded by the coding sequence ATGAGCATTCTCGACCGTCTGTCCCGCCTGCTCCGCGCCAACGTCAACGACCTGATCAGCCGCGCCGAGGACCCCGCCAAGATCATCGACCAGGCGCTGCTCGACATGCGCTCCGCATACGCCGAGGCCCGCACCGAGGTCGCCGACGCGATGAGCCAGAACGCCCGCCTGACCCGCGAGTCGGGCACCAACCGCAAACTTGCCGAGGAGTACGAGAAGAAGGCCGAAGAAGCGCTGCGGGCCGGAAACGAGGAGCTGGCCCGTGAGGCCCTGCGCCGCTCGCAGAACCATAAGGACCTCGCCAAGGGGTTCGAGGAGCAGGTCGGCACCCAGACGGCCACCGTGGACCAGCTCAAGACCCAGCTCCGGGCGCTGGAAGCCAAGATCGACGAGATGGAGTCGCGCAAGTCGCTGCTCGCCGCCCGGCAGAAGACCGCGCAGGCGGGGGCCACCCTGGAGCGCGTCAGCGGCTTCGGCAAGGCGGGCGGGGCGATGGACGCCTTCGAGGACATGGAGCGCAAGGTCCTTCAGATGGAAGACCGCAACCAGGCCATGACCCAGCTGCGGCAGGAGGGCGACCTCGACGCCCAGCTCGCGGACTTGGGGCGCGACCGCGAACTCGACGACGCCTTCGCCGCGCTCAAGGCCCGGGTGCAGGGGGGCCAGAACAGCTCGGGGCAGGGCGGCAGCCAGAGCTGA
- a CDS encoding PIN/TRAM domain-containing protein, with the protein MSAFRLLLLLLGLLVGWGAGQLLAASTGDDGTAWVNTLSLMLAGALAALLLAPRAERTAARLWDRLTRWYGGLSPRRVAAATFGLMVALLLSVLLGPLVRSLPFYAWPLSLLVTAVLAAFFVPFAVRHADAFGFLDVAPVRRRTGGKILDSNVIIDGRVLDLARSGFLEGEVIVPGFVLRELQLLADSQDAQKRMRGKRALTLLEDLRSVRPLRVEDWDDPALPTVDDKLVRLARETGANLLSNDANLARVARLHGVEVLSLHTLALALRPQVQAGDVLTITVTKGGQQPGQGVGYLEDGTMVVVEGGIKLRGKPARVQVVNNVQTGAGRMIFARPEDAGAA; encoded by the coding sequence GTGTCTGCCTTTCGCCTGCTGCTGTTGCTGCTGGGTCTGCTCGTCGGGTGGGGGGCCGGGCAGCTCCTCGCCGCGAGTACCGGGGATGACGGAACCGCCTGGGTCAACACCCTCAGCCTGATGCTGGCCGGTGCGCTCGCCGCCCTGCTGCTCGCGCCCCGCGCCGAGCGCACCGCCGCCCGGCTGTGGGACCGGTTGACCCGCTGGTACGGGGGCCTCTCGCCCCGGCGGGTGGCGGCAGCGACCTTTGGGCTGATGGTCGCGCTGCTGCTCAGCGTGCTGCTGGGACCGCTGGTGCGCTCGCTGCCGTTCTATGCCTGGCCGCTGAGCCTGCTGGTGACCGCCGTGCTGGCCGCCTTTTTCGTGCCGTTCGCGGTGCGGCACGCGGATGCGTTCGGCTTTCTGGACGTGGCCCCGGTGCGGCGGCGCACCGGCGGCAAGATTCTGGACTCCAACGTGATTATCGACGGGCGGGTGCTGGACCTGGCCCGCAGCGGCTTTCTGGAGGGCGAGGTGATCGTGCCCGGCTTCGTGCTGCGCGAGCTGCAACTGCTCGCCGACAGCCAGGATGCCCAGAAGCGCATGCGCGGCAAGCGGGCGCTGACCCTGCTTGAGGACCTGCGCTCGGTACGTCCCCTGCGGGTCGAGGACTGGGACGACCCCGCGCTGCCCACCGTGGACGACAAGCTGGTGCGCCTCGCCCGCGAGACGGGGGCGAACCTGCTGAGCAACGACGCCAACCTCGCCCGCGTCGCCCGGCTGCACGGGGTGGAGGTACTGAGCCTGCACACGCTCGCGCTGGCGCTGCGGCCCCAGGTGCAGGCGGGGGACGTGCTCACCATCACTGTCACCAAGGGCGGTCAGCAGCCCGGCCAGGGGGTCGGGTATCTGGAGGACGGCACGATGGTCGTCGTCGAGGGCGGTATCAAGCTGCGCGGCAAGCCCGCCCGCGTGCAGGTCGTGAACAACGTCCAGACCGGGGCGGGACGCATGATCTTTGCTCGCCCGGAGGACGCGGGGGCGGCCTGA